In the genome of Candidatus Hydrogenedens sp., one region contains:
- the hisH gene encoding imidazole glycerol phosphate synthase subunit HisH, with protein sequence METVTNKNKGLKIAIIDYSAGNIHSVYRAFYKAGVSIEVINRETDLDSFDAIVLPGVGACGSAMDFLTKSGLTKKLNHYVLELKKPILGICLGFQIMAEFSEEGKAKGLGWIPVNVYHIRSVVKDFVRVPHIGWNDVKTNKEELSLLSGMIEKPNFYFAHSYFVPLKEIEGKLGITEYGIPFISLYENRNIYATQFHPEKSYIGGTMLIQNFLNEVLNAKS encoded by the coding sequence ATGGAAACTGTAACCAATAAAAATAAAGGATTAAAAATAGCAATTATTGATTACTCGGCTGGAAATATTCATTCCGTTTATCGTGCTTTTTATAAGGCAGGTGTCTCAATTGAAGTTATAAATAGAGAAACCGACTTAGATTCGTTTGATGCCATTGTTTTGCCTGGGGTCGGTGCTTGTGGAAGTGCTATGGATTTTTTAACAAAATCTGGCTTAACAAAAAAATTAAATCACTATGTTTTAGAATTAAAGAAACCTATTTTGGGTATTTGTTTAGGATTCCAAATTATGGCAGAATTTAGTGAAGAAGGTAAGGCAAAAGGACTGGGGTGGATACCTGTAAATGTATATCATATAAGAAGTGTTGTAAAAGACTTTGTTCGAGTGCCTCATATCGGTTGGAACGATGTGAAAACAAATAAAGAAGAATTATCCTTATTATCAGGAATGATAGAAAAACCAAATTTTTACTTTGCACATTCTTATTTTGTCCCGTTAAAGGAAATTGAGGGTAAACTCGGGATAACCGAATATGGGATTCCTTTCATTTCTTTATATGAGAATAGGAACATTTATGCGACCCAATTTCATCCTGAAAAAAGTTATATTGGTGGGACAATGTTAATACAAAATTTTCTTAACGAGGTGTTGAATGCTAAAAGTTAG
- a CDS encoding AglZ/HisF2 family acetamidino modification protein yields the protein MLKVRVIPVLLLRHWGLEKTIRFSNPKYVGCPINAARVFNQHNVDELILLDIVATLENRPPEIEVVKQISAETSMPFTVGGGISSINVIRELLNAGADRVVLNTSVIEVPDLLQKSAEQFGRQCIVASIDVRKVDGGYEVFTHGGRKSTGLNPIELAKRVEAEGAGEILITSIDRDGTLEGYDLDLIKMITDNVQIPVIACGGAGSVKDLADAYYQSGVSAVACGAFFLFYGPRRTVLITYPTEEQLLEYFKPEHIRKRDPKKPIDLELSRL from the coding sequence ATGCTAAAAGTTAGAGTAATACCTGTTCTTTTATTACGTCATTGGGGTTTGGAAAAGACGATTCGATTTTCAAACCCTAAATATGTAGGTTGTCCAATTAATGCAGCTCGTGTATTTAACCAGCATAATGTAGATGAGCTAATATTACTTGATATAGTTGCGACACTTGAAAATCGGCCTCCTGAAATAGAAGTGGTGAAGCAAATATCAGCAGAAACCTCGATGCCTTTTACTGTTGGGGGAGGAATTAGCAGTATTAATGTCATAAGAGAATTATTGAATGCGGGGGCTGATAGAGTGGTTCTTAATACATCTGTAATTGAAGTCCCCGATTTATTACAAAAATCCGCAGAACAGTTTGGGAGGCAATGTATTGTTGCATCTATTGATGTACGTAAAGTAGATGGTGGATATGAGGTATTTACACATGGTGGGCGAAAATCTACAGGTCTAAACCCAATAGAATTGGCAAAAAGAGTAGAGGCAGAAGGAGCAGGTGAAATATTAATTACGAGTATTGATAGAGATGGAACCCTTGAAGGGTATGATTTAGACTTAATAAAAATGATTACGGATAATGTTCAAATTCCTGTAATTGCATGTGGAGGAGCAGGTTCTGTTAAAGATTTAGCGGATGCATATTACCAGTCGGGAGTTTCTGCGGTGGCATGTGGCGCATTCTTCCTTTTTTACGGTCCTCGAAGGACAGTGTTAATAACTTATCCTACAGAAGAACAACTGTTAGAATACTTTAAACCAGAACATATTCGGAAAAGAGACCCTAAAAAGCCTATTGATTTGGAATTGTCACGATTATAA